One window from the genome of Methylomarinovum caldicuralii encodes:
- a CDS encoding transglutaminase domain-containing protein, producing MLEIFSQRRGVGQDFAYLAIACLRGLRLTARYVNGFPDPFPFSLLHIRP from the coding sequence TTGCTTGAGATCTTCTCCCAACGCCGCGGTGTGGGTCAGGATTTCGCTTATCTGGCCATTGCCTGCCTGCGCGGCCTGAGGCTGACAGCCCGCTATGTGAACGGATTTCCAGATCCATTTCCATTTTCCTTGCTTCACATCCGCCCCTGA